In Streptomyces sp. NBC_01551, one DNA window encodes the following:
- a CDS encoding NAD(P)/FAD-dependent oxidoreductase, whose product MDPVIVVGAGPVGLSLSLALAGSGVPCVVLDEGPGKDEPRPARTVVLHSDTAAMAHRLGCTTLRDEGAYYAAWRTLRRGRDTQRVTFEDHPAPLHLPQHALTRGLRDAAAAHPLVQLVPDSKLDSLEQDGRGVTAHTKGAETTWWRGSYLVGCDGARSTVRKLLGIRFPGRTAVERHAVAALRTELPWPGEALLHRRAPDEVTARPLPDGVWRLDWLLPPRGELVTPDALVTLIRDTLATWCGGTTPPYELIDTGVHTLHHRLARRWRDGRAFLAGDAAHLLGALGTQGVEEGLRDAENLAWKLALAWHQGASEALLDGYEDERRRAVAARLRAADQAMPALRSGGGLRTYLPGAARSAESLLTDGHLGRGPLGAAPTYGPPVAVREVPTATEPGGPVANVPVTAPDGSTVPLRDLLGRGRLLVLLVAPGTGVWDRRHWLGAGLMPRLAAAVSALPVRAELLVADSYPGAPAHTVLLVRPDGHLAATFAGVRPAELYEAADTVRAGAPASATSSTPATPATPAAPATSAIAPPA is encoded by the coding sequence ATGGACCCGGTGATCGTCGTCGGCGCAGGGCCCGTCGGACTCTCCCTGTCCCTGGCCCTGGCCGGCTCGGGCGTGCCCTGCGTCGTGCTCGACGAAGGCCCCGGCAAGGACGAGCCCCGGCCCGCCCGAACCGTCGTGCTGCACTCCGACACCGCGGCCATGGCCCACCGGCTGGGCTGTACGACACTGCGCGACGAGGGCGCGTACTACGCCGCCTGGCGCACCCTGCGGCGCGGGCGTGACACCCAGCGCGTCACCTTCGAGGACCACCCGGCGCCGCTGCACCTGCCGCAGCACGCCCTCACGCGCGGGCTGCGCGACGCCGCCGCCGCGCACCCCCTCGTCCAGCTGGTCCCCGACAGCAAACTCGACTCCCTGGAGCAGGACGGCCGGGGCGTCACCGCGCACACCAAGGGCGCCGAGACCACCTGGTGGCGCGGGAGCTACCTGGTCGGCTGCGACGGCGCCCGCTCCACCGTGCGCAAGCTGCTCGGCATCCGCTTCCCGGGCCGCACCGCCGTCGAGCGGCACGCCGTGGCCGCGCTGCGCACCGAGCTGCCGTGGCCCGGCGAGGCCCTGCTGCACCGCCGCGCCCCCGACGAGGTCACCGCGCGGCCGCTGCCCGACGGGGTGTGGCGGCTGGACTGGCTGCTTCCGCCGCGCGGCGAGCTCGTCACCCCCGACGCGCTGGTCACCCTCATCCGCGACACCCTGGCGACGTGGTGCGGTGGCACGACGCCCCCGTACGAACTGATCGACACCGGCGTCCACACCCTGCACCACCGGCTCGCCCGGCGCTGGCGCGACGGCCGGGCCTTCCTCGCCGGGGACGCGGCGCACCTGCTCGGCGCGCTCGGCACCCAGGGCGTCGAGGAGGGGCTGCGGGACGCCGAGAACCTGGCCTGGAAGCTGGCGCTGGCCTGGCACCAGGGGGCCTCCGAGGCGCTGCTCGACGGGTACGAGGACGAGCGGCGCAGGGCGGTCGCGGCCCGGCTGCGCGCCGCCGACCAGGCGATGCCGGCCCTGCGCAGCGGCGGTGGACTGCGCACCTACCTCCCCGGAGCCGCACGCTCCGCGGAATCCCTGCTCACCGACGGCCACTTGGGGCGCGGCCCGCTCGGCGCGGCCCCGACGTACGGCCCGCCGGTCGCGGTGCGCGAGGTGCCGACCGCCACCGAGCCGGGCGGCCCGGTGGCGAACGTTCCCGTGACCGCGCCCGACGGGTCCACGGTGCCGCTGCGCGACCTGCTGGGGCGGGGCCGGCTGCTGGTGCTCCTGGTCGCCCCGGGCACCGGGGTGTGGGACCGGCGGCACTGGCTGGGCGCCGGGCTGATGCCCCGGCTGGCGGCGGCGGTCAGTGCGCTGCCGGTCAGGGCCGAACTGCTGGTCGCCGACAGCTACCCGGGGGCGCCGGCGCACACCGTGCTCCTCGTACGGCCGGACGGCCACCTGGCGGCGACCTTCGCCGGGGTGCGGCCGGCCGAGCTCTACGAGGCGGCGGACACCGTCCGCGCGGGCGCGCCGGCCTCGGCCACATCGTCAACTCCAGCCACTCCCGCCACT
- a CDS encoding amino acid ABC transporter permease, whose protein sequence is MFDFLDSGQYDVLGAFWVTVQLTLYSAAGSLIWGTVLAGMRVSPVPLMRGFGTAYVNVVRNTPLTLLVIACSLGLSETLGITLGGGTFKETGFRLAVLGLTAYTGTFVCEALRSGINTVPVGQAEAARALGLSFFQVLTLIVLPQAFRAVIAPLTNVLIALTKNTTVAATIGVAEAALLMKEMIENEADALFAVFGVFALGFVLLTLPTGLLLGWVAKRVAVKR, encoded by the coding sequence GTGTTCGATTTTCTTGATTCTGGGCAGTACGACGTGCTCGGAGCCTTCTGGGTGACGGTTCAGCTCACCCTCTACTCGGCGGCCGGATCCCTGATCTGGGGCACCGTCCTCGCCGGGATGCGGGTCAGCCCGGTCCCGCTCATGCGCGGCTTCGGCACCGCCTACGTCAACGTGGTGCGCAACACCCCGCTGACCCTGCTGGTCATCGCGTGCTCGCTCGGTCTGAGCGAGACCCTCGGCATCACGCTGGGCGGCGGCACGTTCAAGGAGACCGGCTTCCGGCTGGCCGTTCTCGGATTGACGGCCTACACCGGCACCTTCGTCTGCGAGGCACTGCGCTCGGGCATCAACACCGTGCCCGTGGGACAGGCGGAGGCGGCGCGCGCGCTGGGCCTGAGCTTCTTCCAGGTGCTCACGCTGATCGTGCTCCCCCAGGCCTTCCGGGCGGTCATCGCGCCGCTCACCAACGTACTGATCGCCCTCACCAAGAACACCACGGTGGCGGCGACCATCGGCGTGGCCGAGGCGGCCCTGCTGATGAAGGAAATGATCGAGAACGAGGCGGACGCGCTCTTCGCCGTCTTCGGGGTCTTCGCCCTCGGCTTCGTCCTGCTGACCCTGCCCACCGGCCTCCTGCTGGGCTGGGTGGCCAAGCGAGTGGCGGTGAAGCGATGA
- a CDS encoding amino acid ABC transporter permease → MSSVLYDTPGPKAKIRNWIYSGVFVVAFALVLWWALGLMSEKGQLEADKWSPFLTDSQIWTTFLIPGLLETLKAGVIAVVIALPLGALLGIGRLSDHAWVRVPVGAFVEFFRAIPVLMLMLFGSALYVQFSTVSSDVRPLYAVVTGLVLYNSAVIAEIVRAGVLSLPRGQTDAAKAIGMRKGQVMVHVLIPQAVTAMLPALVSQLVVILKDTALGGTLLGLAELLSMARQISANYSNTIATFTVIALIYIVVNFALTSVASFLESRQRKSQKTTGAVVGGDVAEVDAGGAAGVGEAP, encoded by the coding sequence ATGAGCTCCGTTCTGTACGACACCCCGGGCCCCAAGGCCAAGATCCGCAACTGGATCTACTCCGGTGTCTTCGTCGTCGCGTTCGCGCTCGTCCTGTGGTGGGCCCTGGGCCTGATGTCGGAGAAGGGCCAGCTCGAAGCCGACAAGTGGAGCCCCTTCCTCACCGACAGCCAGATCTGGACGACGTTCCTGATCCCCGGCCTGCTGGAGACGCTCAAGGCCGGTGTGATCGCCGTCGTGATCGCCCTCCCGCTGGGCGCGCTGCTCGGCATCGGCCGGCTGTCCGACCACGCCTGGGTGCGCGTCCCGGTCGGCGCGTTCGTCGAGTTCTTCCGCGCCATCCCGGTGCTGATGCTGATGCTCTTCGGCAGCGCCCTGTACGTGCAGTTCTCGACGGTCTCCTCCGACGTCCGGCCGCTGTACGCGGTGGTCACCGGCCTGGTGCTGTACAACTCCGCGGTCATCGCCGAGATCGTCCGGGCGGGCGTGCTGTCCCTGCCGCGCGGCCAGACGGACGCGGCCAAGGCGATCGGCATGCGCAAGGGCCAGGTCATGGTCCACGTCCTGATCCCGCAGGCGGTCACCGCGATGCTGCCGGCCCTGGTCAGCCAGCTCGTGGTGATCCTGAAGGACACGGCGCTCGGCGGCACCCTGCTCGGGCTCGCCGAACTGCTCTCGATGGCCCGGCAGATCTCCGCGAACTACAGCAACACCATCGCGACGTTCACGGTCATCGCGCTGATCTACATCGTGGTGAACTTCGCGCTCACCTCCGTGGCCTCCTTCCTGGAGAGCCGTCAGCGCAAGTCGCAGAAGACCACCGGCGCGGTCGTCGGCGGCGACGTGGCCGAAGTCGACGCGGGCGGCGCCGCGGGTGTGGGCGAGGCTCCCTGA